The Arachis hypogaea cultivar Tifrunner chromosome 16, arahy.Tifrunner.gnm2.J5K5, whole genome shotgun sequence genome contains a region encoding:
- the LOC140180311 gene encoding protein MAIN-LIKE 1-like gives MLQDVAYQLGLSIDGQPVNGCLTEFENLMEHGRPAWVWFRKLFGELPPQNKVKQMTVCYTWFHERFWILLADASEEIVHIYARAYILMLLSSQLFADKNANRVHLRWLPYLASLDELGRYSWGSAALTWWATYLPRNDAVGQRVLSARLMLD, from the exons ATGTTGCAAGATGTGGCATATCAGCTTGGTTTGTCGATCGATGGGCAGCCTGTCAATGGGTGCCTGACTGAGTTTGAGAATCTAATGGAACACGGTAGACCGGCATGGGTCTGGTTTCGCAAGTTATTTGGGGAGTTACCTCCGCAGAATAAGGTAAAGCAGATGACAGTGTGCTACACATGGTTCCATGAGAGGTTCTGGATTCTTCTAGCAGATGCTAGTGAGGAGATCGTGCATATATACGCGCGTGCTTATATTCTGATGTTGTTGTCCTCTCAGCTGTTCGCGGACAAGAACGCGAACCGGGTCCACCTTCGCTGGTTGCCTTATTTGGCATCGTTGGACGAGTTGGGGAGATATAGCTGGGGTTCGGCGGCACTGACCTG GTGGGCTACATATCTACCTAGAAACGATGCAGTGGGTCAAAGAGTCCTGTCTGCACGCCTTATGTTGGATTGA